Proteins encoded in a region of the Pseudothermotoga elfii DSM 9442 = NBRC 107921 genome:
- a CDS encoding RNA polymerase sigma factor, with protein MEKAGSIRTRRGHPSSFEEYFEKYQPLLKKICKEFWKKYCYKIDSWNDLYQTIQYLFIYAYNIWQPEKGSFEGYLEKVIRYKLKSMMNGEYAPWSNNSPFTFLKDRKMQLCFMEEDILEQYM; from the coding sequence ATGGAAAAAGCAGGCAGCATAAGAACGAGGAGGGGTCATCCCTCCTCTTTTGAAGAGTATTTTGAAAAATACCAGCCTTTGCTGAAAAAGATCTGTAAAGAGTTCTGGAAAAAGTATTGTTATAAGATTGATTCATGGAATGATTTGTACCAGACAATACAGTATTTGTTTATCTATGCATACAATATCTGGCAGCCTGAAAAAGGTTCTTTTGAAGGTTATTTGGAAAAAGTGATCAGATACAAATTGAAATCTATGATGAACGGAGAATATGCACCGTGGAGTAACAACAGCCCATTTACGTTTTTGAAAGACAGAAAAATGCAGCTTTGTTTTATGGAAGAAGATATTTTAGAACAGTACATGTGA
- a CDS encoding DUF2922 domain-containing protein, with the protein MKRLFLDFVDQVEGKRRRITIQSPKEDLTSQQVSDAMDTFISLGVVPSTYVKDRAAIVETTSNEFFNLL; encoded by the coding sequence ATGAAAAGGCTGTTTCTTGATTTTGTGGACCAAGTAGAAGGTAAAAGAAGAAGGATAACTATCCAGTCACCAAAAGAAGATCTAACAAGCCAGCAAGTTTCAGATGCAATGGATACGTTCATAAGCCTTGGAGTAGTGCCAAGTACTTATGTAAAAGACAGAGCAGCGATAGTAGAAACAACCTCTAATGAATTTTTCAACTTACTCTGA
- a CDS encoding DUF1659 domain-containing protein: protein MKQLRIVYNTGELSQTGRPILRRNNIDVEDSVDSTKAMQIAQTIAALTNYTVQEVYLIVTTQVM from the coding sequence GTGAAGCAACTTAGAATTGTTTACAACACTGGTGAACTGTCACAAACAGGTCGTCCCATCCTGCGCAGAAACAACATCGATGTAGAAGATTCTGTAGATTCCACAAAGGCTATGCAAATAGCTCAGACTATAGCTGCTCTTACAAACTACACTGTCCAGGAAGTTTATTTGATAGTCACCACACAGGTTATGTAA
- a CDS encoding glycosyltransferase family 4 protein, translating to MKGLIFASFKLLPRAGGPSTYLYNLRQGLERTQINDIFIISASKESHINGRKEIKDRYLAFSIRKWLKSTLLNIFPSALAQLYIINHKIILKHTAHKQIIKVLMELTENDIRFIHFHSVYDIMSFFIVRKKLPYPFSETPVILTSHSPEATHREVINLIQGNFHRLLQNDISKERKLERYINKLERYYQMIDFLAFQNSDYLMFPCEESTEPYFETWKEFERLFSQKKVFYVPTGVERLPVFEERDFIREKYNIPVDSFVVSYVGRHTKVKGYDLLCEAAEEVWKKNSSIYFLIAGKQEPLKGPKDKRWVEVGWTNDPGSIINAADVFVLPNRRTYFDLVLLEVMSIGKPVIASKTGGNKFVARQSEGVLLFEELTPRSLAQKILEVASCSKSVLDKLGQKNLETYERFYTVELFAKRYRKEVGKLFFGE from the coding sequence ATGAAGGGTTTGATTTTTGCTTCTTTTAAGTTACTACCACGAGCAGGAGGACCATCTACTTATCTTTATAATCTGCGACAAGGACTTGAAAGAACACAAATAAACGACATATTTATAATAAGTGCCTCTAAAGAGTCCCACATAAACGGAAGAAAGGAGATTAAGGACAGATATTTAGCATTTTCCATAAGAAAATGGCTTAAATCTACTTTATTAAATATCTTCCCTAGTGCGCTAGCACAGTTATACATCATTAACCATAAAATAATATTAAAACATACTGCACATAAGCAAATCATAAAGGTGTTGATGGAATTAACGGAGAATGATATCAGATTTATTCACTTTCATAGTGTATATGATATAATGAGTTTTTTCATAGTAAGGAAAAAATTACCCTATCCTTTTTCCGAAACACCAGTCATTTTAACATCTCATTCCCCTGAAGCAACACATCGCGAAGTAATAAATCTTATCCAGGGTAATTTTCATAGATTGTTGCAAAATGATATATCAAAAGAACGTAAATTGGAAAGATACATAAATAAATTGGAAAGATACTATCAAATGATCGATTTCCTAGCTTTTCAGAATAGTGATTACCTGATGTTTCCTTGTGAGGAATCCACTGAACCTTATTTTGAAACCTGGAAGGAATTTGAAAGATTGTTTTCTCAAAAAAAGGTATTCTATGTACCAACAGGAGTTGAAAGACTACCGGTATTTGAAGAAAGAGATTTTATCAGAGAAAAGTACAACATACCAGTAGATTCATTCGTTGTAAGCTACGTTGGTAGGCATACAAAAGTGAAGGGATATGATCTTCTATGTGAAGCAGCTGAGGAAGTGTGGAAAAAAAATTCCAGTATTTATTTTCTAATTGCTGGGAAACAGGAGCCTTTAAAAGGACCGAAAGATAAAAGGTGGGTAGAGGTGGGTTGGACAAATGATCCAGGCAGTATTATCAATGCCGCAGACGTTTTTGTATTACCTAATAGAAGGACATATTTTGATCTTGTTTTATTGGAAGTGATGTCTATTGGAAAGCCTGTTATTGCATCAAAAACAGGTGGCAATAAGTTTGTTGCCAGACAGTCCGAAGGAGTACTTCTTTTCGAAGAGCTAACGCCACGAAGTCTTGCACAGAAGATATTAGAAGTAGCTTCTTGTTCCAAAAGTGTTTTGGATAAACTAGGCCAAAAAAACTTAGAAACATACGAACGATTTTACACAGTAGAACTTTTTGCAAAACGGTATAGAAAAGAAGTCGGAAAACTATTTTTTGGAGAGTGA
- a CDS encoding O-antigen polymerase, which produces MKIKTLISPIVITPLIFLSQFFIWLLTFERLKNTVPGLESVSYHLTASAFLKYMLFFGFLYFFIILGFFSIKNIQKLRVRNAQHSAQCIKLSNIFLIQIADLLLLLVLISEIINFYIMWDLLKKPTILFSQGLGLANLAYVTLQDESNWFRTFYNFLPIVVGIYTYFLSSLPAERYNLTKKRLKIKLVISFIVSMMLFFRGARQLTIVILLVFVALYAKYKIGFNKRISIKLILSLVILLLFLIVFSEILRFGVLNATRRDIGLFSLENISDVIKYILVAYLGKNVNNAMIIFDSNPTYSMFGTGSRLIYSIIEKIVSPPHFTPSYYLGPHGTVDFTALTWEDWGWGGLIVISLIGFLIGFSYKMYLITRTSFFWNLLYSIVYPGTFSCIRINYFFLNVFIYPFIILMFSWVIEQSFRKHNKIFQFNKEVL; this is translated from the coding sequence ATGAAGATCAAAACACTTATTTCACCAATAGTGATTACACCCTTGATATTTTTAAGTCAATTTTTTATATGGTTATTAACTTTTGAGAGACTTAAAAATACTGTCCCCGGATTAGAAAGTGTTTCTTACCATTTAACAGCTTCTGCTTTTCTTAAATATATGCTCTTTTTTGGATTCCTATACTTCTTCATAATATTAGGGTTCTTTTCGATTAAAAATATACAAAAATTGAGAGTTAGAAATGCCCAACATTCAGCGCAATGTATTAAATTGTCTAATATTTTTTTAATACAAATTGCAGACTTATTACTTCTCCTTGTGTTGATTTCAGAAATAATTAATTTTTACATTATGTGGGATTTACTCAAAAAACCAACAATATTGTTTTCACAAGGACTTGGTTTAGCTAATCTTGCTTATGTGACTTTACAGGATGAAAGCAATTGGTTTAGAACCTTTTATAATTTCCTTCCAATAGTTGTGGGCATATATACTTATTTTCTTTCAAGTCTGCCGGCAGAAAGATATAACCTTACAAAAAAAAGGCTCAAAATAAAGCTTGTAATCTCTTTCATAGTATCTATGATGCTTTTTTTTAGGGGTGCCAGGCAACTAACAATTGTTATTTTGTTAGTATTTGTCGCTTTATATGCCAAATATAAAATAGGTTTTAACAAGAGAATAAGTATCAAACTAATACTATCTTTGGTTATACTACTTTTATTCTTAATAGTATTTTCCGAAATACTTCGTTTTGGCGTTTTAAACGCAACAAGAAGGGATATAGGATTATTTTCATTAGAAAATATCTCAGATGTCATTAAATATATTTTGGTCGCCTATTTAGGTAAGAATGTAAATAACGCGATGATCATTTTTGATAGTAACCCTACTTATTCTATGTTTGGCACAGGTAGTAGATTGATATATAGCATCATTGAAAAAATAGTATCTCCTCCACATTTTACTCCATCATACTATCTTGGTCCTCATGGAACTGTAGATTTTACAGCACTGACTTGGGAAGACTGGGGATGGGGTGGGCTTATTGTGATTTCCTTAATAGGTTTCCTTATAGGGTTTTCATACAAAATGTATTTGATTACGAGAACCAGTTTTTTCTGGAATTTGTTATATTCGATAGTCTATCCCGGGACTTTTTCTTGCATAAGAATAAATTACTTTTTCTTAAACGTATTTATATATCCATTTATCATTTTAATGTTCTCATGGGTTATTGAACAATCCTTTCGCAAACACAATAAAATATTTCAATTCAATAAGGAGGTGCTTTGA
- a CDS encoding glycosyltransferase family 4 protein codes for MKILVITNLAPTNSNPMAGIFVVKRLEQFTKSDVDYSAVSLGLEDNWAIKLARKILKKNPGTPLNRMGKVELTPILIRRNLSKAILFKTGLISYYGLIKKYSNRIKSLLEVPKFDLIHAHGMYSIPAGEIAYLLAKEYNKPFVITLHGSDVNLLMPKRKERYIAILENASKCIFVSKALLEKAKSFGYSGKNAVVIPNGYDPEVFKPMDKDHVRKALGIYRENTHYVGFVGNLIPIKRADKLPEIFRKIAKELPNIKFLIVGDGALRDKILKEMKGLDVVFAGRVPQLEVAKYMNAMDVMVLPSRNEGWPCVVLEAQACGTCVVGSSSGGIPEAIGFEEYVVKEGENFEERFARKVVDVLKKGYDRNRLIERAKGFTWEEIVKREIKIYSLIRGKNKK; via the coding sequence ATGAAAATTTTAGTGATCACAAATCTTGCACCAACCAATAGTAACCCTATGGCCGGAATATTTGTGGTGAAAAGGCTTGAGCAATTTACAAAATCTGATGTTGATTATTCTGCCGTATCGCTTGGGCTTGAAGACAACTGGGCCATAAAACTGGCAAGGAAAATACTGAAGAAAAATCCTGGCACACCTCTGAATCGAATGGGAAAAGTGGAACTTACACCAATTTTGATTCGGCGCAACCTTTCAAAGGCAATTTTGTTCAAAACAGGCTTGATATCTTACTATGGATTAATAAAAAAATATTCAAATAGAATAAAATCACTCCTTGAAGTCCCCAAATTCGACCTCATACATGCTCATGGTATGTACTCAATTCCTGCTGGAGAGATTGCATATCTTTTGGCAAAAGAATACAATAAGCCTTTTGTAATAACATTGCACGGTAGTGATGTGAATTTGCTAATGCCAAAAAGAAAAGAAAGATACATTGCGATCCTTGAAAACGCTTCAAAATGTATCTTTGTGAGTAAAGCACTTCTTGAGAAGGCAAAATCTTTTGGATACTCTGGAAAAAACGCGGTTGTGATACCAAACGGGTATGATCCAGAGGTCTTTAAACCAATGGACAAGGATCATGTGAGAAAGGCACTTGGAATATACAGAGAAAACACACATTACGTTGGTTTTGTTGGAAATCTCATACCCATAAAGAGGGCAGATAAACTGCCTGAGATATTCAGAAAAATAGCTAAAGAACTTCCAAACATCAAATTTCTAATCGTCGGAGATGGAGCGCTAAGAGATAAAATACTAAAAGAGATGAAAGGACTTGACGTTGTTTTTGCTGGAAGAGTGCCACAGCTGGAAGTTGCAAAGTACATGAACGCAATGGATGTGATGGTTCTTCCAAGCAGAAATGAGGGATGGCCATGTGTTGTGCTGGAAGCCCAGGCCTGTGGAACGTGTGTTGTTGGAAGCAGTAGTGGTGGAATTCCAGAAGCAATAGGCTTTGAAGAATACGTGGTGAAAGAGGGAGAAAACTTCGAAGAGAGGTTTGCCAGAAAAGTGGTTGATGTTCTGAAGAAAGGCTATGATAGAAACAGGTTGATAGAAAGAGCAAAAGGATTTACGTGGGAAGAGATAGTGAAAAGGGAGATAAAGATTTATAGTTTGATAAGGGGGAAAAATAAAAAATGA
- a CDS encoding putative toxin-antitoxin system toxin component, PIN family — protein sequence MKVVVDTNVIVSGILKPGGLPAKVLNLVLSGKLLICADSRIINEYRNVLLRDKFGFPKKLVDDLIDFIESTAILVSPPPVLLDLIDEGDLPFIEVALFTNVPIITGNEKHFQAIDGLTIYTPNDFLKLYKSR from the coding sequence ATGAAGGTAGTCGTTGATACTAATGTAATAGTTTCTGGAATATTGAAACCAGGAGGGCTTCCTGCTAAAGTTTTGAATTTAGTGCTTTCAGGAAAACTATTGATATGTGCTGACAGTAGGATAATTAACGAGTATAGAAATGTGTTGTTGAGAGATAAGTTTGGATTTCCAAAAAAGTTAGTTGATGATTTAATTGACTTCATTGAATCCACGGCGATTTTAGTGTCTCCACCGCCGGTTTTGCTGGATTTAATAGATGAAGGTGATTTGCCATTTATAGAAGTAGCTTTATTCACAAACGTGCCAATAATTACTGGAAACGAAAAGCATTTTCAAGCAATTGATGGTTTAACAATTTATACCCCTAATGACTTTTTAAAATTATACAAATCAAGATAA
- the glf gene encoding UDP-galactopyranose mutase, whose product MTFNFIVVGSGLAGSTAARILAEAGHKVLVVERLKHVAGHCHDQKDTNNITIHTYGPHIFHTNNKKVWDFVNRFAEFHYYQHRVLSYVEGKFVPFPINRDTIAQIFGIELATYEVEEFLQKEVKKSKYNDPPKNFRDVVVSQVGERLYELFFKNYTIKQWGRDPEELLPDVAKRIPVRTNRDDRYFSDRYQGIPKEGYTKMVERMLDHPNIAVLLGVDYFEIKDELKPKLTVYTGELDRFFDYVHGRLEYRSLKLEFKTLDVEYYQPVAVVNYPNDYDWTRVTEYKHFLNEKSSKTTVCFEYPLPEGEPYYIVMTQDNMKKRDLYMKEVEKLERTGEFIFVGRLAEYRYYNMDQVIERAMEKIKQVI is encoded by the coding sequence ATGACGTTCAATTTCATAGTTGTAGGTTCCGGCCTTGCTGGATCCACAGCGGCACGAATACTAGCAGAAGCAGGACATAAAGTTCTTGTAGTCGAGAGACTCAAACACGTGGCAGGACACTGCCACGACCAGAAAGACACAAACAACATCACCATTCACACATACGGCCCACACATATTCCACACGAACAACAAAAAAGTTTGGGATTTTGTCAACAGATTCGCTGAGTTCCACTACTACCAGCACAGAGTGCTCAGCTATGTGGAAGGAAAATTTGTGCCATTTCCAATAAACAGAGACACAATAGCGCAGATCTTTGGAATAGAACTTGCCACATACGAAGTGGAAGAGTTTCTGCAAAAAGAAGTGAAGAAATCAAAATACAACGACCCACCAAAGAACTTCAGAGACGTTGTGGTTTCACAGGTTGGAGAAAGACTGTACGAACTCTTCTTCAAAAACTACACGATCAAGCAGTGGGGAAGAGACCCTGAAGAGCTCCTTCCGGATGTAGCAAAAAGAATCCCTGTCAGAACAAACAGAGACGACAGATACTTTTCGGACAGATACCAGGGCATACCAAAAGAAGGGTACACGAAGATGGTGGAGAGAATGCTCGACCATCCAAACATAGCCGTTCTTCTTGGAGTGGACTACTTTGAGATAAAAGACGAGTTGAAACCAAAGCTCACCGTTTACACAGGAGAACTGGACAGGTTCTTTGACTACGTTCATGGAAGACTGGAGTACAGATCTTTGAAACTCGAGTTCAAGACGCTGGATGTAGAGTACTATCAGCCCGTTGCGGTTGTGAACTATCCAAACGATTACGACTGGACCAGGGTGACAGAATACAAGCACTTTTTGAACGAAAAGAGCAGCAAAACCACCGTGTGCTTTGAATATCCCCTCCCTGAAGGAGAGCCCTACTACATAGTCATGACACAGGACAACATGAAAAAGAGAGACCTTTACATGAAGGAAGTGGAGAAACTTGAAAGAACGGGTGAGTTCATCTTCGTTGGAAGACTTGCCGAGTACAGATACTACAACATGGATCAGGTGATCGAAAGAGCGATGGAGAAGATAAAACAGGTGATATGA
- a CDS encoding GumK N-terminal domain-containing glycosyltransferase, whose protein sequence is MKVLVISSIPWSNSNRGIDILCQALAEEGHSVTHLVFPVYRMKKNTKFPSNKPVQQIYANSILIPYDDNSMFWLPKIAMKLTHCNHIRSVKNINFNSYDLVVIESGKPLFLVDIIPQNVSLIYRQSDPVWVLMKSKYLRKLEERAIKKSDLVLIVRDIFLNYIDPGFRNKVFTWKNGFSAPIPRKMDNPYCSNGLKKAVYVGFTPIDYKTLEHISSVHSDVEFHIIGNCLSYFEKRELRKKKNIFIHGYMTPEDYLPYVKHADFAIVPYNRKKEAFKFIGLNSKYLLFMYFNLPIVSYKPGLVEEFGDLPVLFAEDIDEFSKQVETAKRIGKIDYNIDFDYYSYEGRKKELLEILEKARIIG, encoded by the coding sequence GTGAAAGTTTTAGTAATATCATCAATTCCTTGGAGTAATTCTAATAGAGGAATTGATATTCTCTGCCAAGCACTTGCTGAAGAAGGGCACAGTGTGACGCATCTTGTTTTTCCTGTGTACAGAATGAAAAAAAACACAAAATTCCCTTCAAACAAGCCCGTACAACAAATATATGCCAACAGTATTTTAATTCCCTATGATGATAACTCAATGTTTTGGCTTCCGAAAATTGCTATGAAATTAACTCACTGTAATCACATTAGAAGTGTTAAGAATATTAATTTTAACTCATATGATCTCGTAGTTATAGAATCAGGAAAGCCTTTGTTTTTAGTTGATATTATACCCCAAAATGTGAGTTTAATATACAGGCAGTCTGATCCTGTGTGGGTCTTAATGAAGAGTAAGTACTTAAGGAAACTAGAAGAAAGGGCTATAAAAAAATCCGACCTAGTGCTTATTGTAAGAGATATATTCCTTAATTATATAGACCCTGGTTTTCGAAACAAGGTATTTACTTGGAAAAATGGTTTTAGTGCACCAATCCCTAGAAAAATGGATAATCCATATTGTTCAAATGGCTTAAAAAAAGCTGTTTACGTAGGTTTTACCCCTATTGACTACAAAACCCTTGAGCATATTTCTTCAGTCCATTCAGATGTAGAATTTCATATAATTGGTAATTGCCTTTCTTATTTTGAAAAGAGAGAACTTAGAAAGAAAAAAAATATCTTTATTCATGGATACATGACGCCTGAAGATTATTTGCCATATGTAAAACATGCGGATTTTGCAATTGTTCCTTATAATAGAAAAAAAGAAGCTTTCAAGTTTATAGGTTTAAACAGTAAATATCTCTTATTCATGTACTTTAATCTTCCAATTGTTTCCTACAAACCAGGCTTGGTTGAAGAATTTGGGGATTTACCAGTACTTTTTGCGGAAGATATTGATGAATTTTCCAAACAAGTTGAAACTGCCAAAAGAATTGGAAAGATCGATTATAACATTGATTTTGATTACTATTCCTACGAAGGTAGAAAAAAAGAATTGCTTGAAATTTTGGAAAAAGCAAGAATAATAGGATAA
- a CDS encoding flippase, which produces MGITRNYLYNVLLQISNILVPLITTPYVTRVLDPSGFGIVSFANSIIQYFILFGTLGLNLYGNRLIAYVRDDREKLSKTFWELFWLRCITVSIASGAYIIFLLLLKPSFLVVYLIQILNLLATVLDLSFLFMGIEEFRIVSLRGFTARLITAGLIFVFVKEKDDFVIYTSISALGNLISQLIVWKFLFRHISKGISLSIKGLFKHLPGSLKLFVPLIAIQVYTILDRTMLGILSSKDQVGIYTPGLTLVKTALSLITALGTVMLPRISNLVSNRREDLIKNYAVKTFGFVTYAGLFLTLALYLLTPDFVPIFFGKEFQPVLHVIKVVCPIVLFISWSNFFGIQLMVPMQLEKEFTLSVFIGAITNFSLNLFLISKYGAIGASIATVFAEFLVTLSQMMFIRKIIDVPGLLRNSWKHFLSAFGTLVIYLTINRWISFGGSFSSLLINGVLLTVSYMLIEKLLRSEINELVLGKVKISLKKVFH; this is translated from the coding sequence ATGGGAATAACCAGAAACTATTTGTATAACGTTCTTCTACAAATCTCCAACATTTTGGTTCCTCTCATAACAACTCCCTACGTAACACGTGTTCTGGATCCTTCTGGTTTTGGAATAGTTTCTTTCGCTAATTCAATAATTCAATATTTTATACTCTTTGGAACGCTGGGCCTGAATTTGTACGGTAACAGATTGATCGCTTACGTTCGTGATGATAGGGAGAAATTATCAAAGACTTTCTGGGAACTGTTCTGGCTGAGGTGTATCACAGTTTCAATTGCCAGCGGTGCTTACATTATTTTCCTGCTTCTTCTTAAACCTTCATTTCTGGTAGTTTATCTGATTCAGATATTGAACCTACTAGCTACTGTTTTAGATCTTTCTTTTTTATTCATGGGCATAGAAGAGTTCAGAATAGTTTCTCTGAGGGGATTCACTGCTCGTTTGATAACAGCTGGGCTGATATTTGTCTTTGTGAAAGAGAAAGATGATTTTGTAATCTACACATCAATCAGTGCGCTTGGTAATTTGATAAGTCAATTGATAGTGTGGAAATTTCTGTTTCGGCATATCTCAAAGGGAATATCGCTATCCATAAAAGGGTTATTCAAGCACCTGCCTGGTTCCTTGAAACTCTTTGTGCCATTGATAGCCATTCAGGTGTACACAATACTTGACAGGACCATGCTTGGTATTTTGTCTTCGAAAGACCAGGTGGGAATTTATACACCGGGTTTAACCCTGGTTAAGACAGCCCTTTCTTTAATTACAGCTCTTGGGACAGTTATGTTGCCAAGAATATCAAATCTGGTTTCCAATCGAAGAGAAGATCTTATAAAAAACTATGCTGTCAAGACTTTCGGCTTTGTAACGTACGCAGGGCTTTTCCTAACGCTGGCACTCTATTTGCTAACTCCAGATTTTGTTCCGATATTTTTTGGAAAAGAGTTTCAACCAGTTCTTCATGTAATAAAGGTAGTATGCCCAATTGTCTTATTCATATCGTGGAGTAACTTTTTTGGAATACAGCTCATGGTTCCTATGCAACTTGAAAAAGAATTCACACTTTCTGTTTTTATTGGCGCTATTACCAATTTCTCCCTAAATCTATTTCTTATATCAAAGTATGGTGCTATCGGTGCTTCTATTGCAACTGTTTTTGCAGAGTTCCTTGTAACTCTATCACAGATGATGTTCATAAGAAAAATCATAGATGTTCCTGGGCTTCTGAGAAATTCCTGGAAACATTTCCTTAGTGCTTTTGGAACTCTGGTGATTTATCTAACCATTAACAGATGGATATCCTTCGGTGGAAGTTTTTCTTCTTTATTGATCAACGGTGTTTTACTCACAGTTTCATACATGCTCATCGAAAAACTTTTAAGAAGCGAGATCAACGAACTTGTTTTGGGGAAAGTAAAGATATCTCTCAAGAAAGTATTCCACTAG
- a CDS encoding ATP-binding protein, whose amino-acid sequence MRMDELYIMNPWWRDLEVINTDWHISMFENSKFKYFPENLFRKIPPNKPGIYTIRGPRQIGKTTFLKLYIKRLIEDGVKPSNIFFFTCDGIKDRFDLIETVRVYFQMFERKQGEIRYIFIDEITTIEDWQKSLKYLVDIGLLDDCLVVLTGSSAYDLKRSSERLPGRKGHGKDLVYIPITFGEFLRSSGIEVERKTIEEILESTINDLNRLYLRNAFLKEHFMKYLNTGGFPKVIDDFLRKGRITDTTKNVYKDFILGDAEKYLRARTNLLEIFRKLPDIVGQRFSWNSLVDVFTGTVESVDTIQKYFEYLGYSFILMNVFFIDISRKTIRPKKQKKTYPIDKVIADIISDISGKTIKLPQLIEMFTLRHLLKGSDVIHHGMNLYDGPFFWYSERGNEIDFIYNHEGTLIPVGVKYQSRINKSDYTGMKRVFGKGILITQDTIFKDEGIVGIPAWLFLALVEAD is encoded by the coding sequence GTGAGGATGGACGAGCTTTACATTATGAATCCGTGGTGGCGAGATCTGGAGGTTATAAACACTGATTGGCACATATCGATGTTTGAAAACAGCAAATTCAAATACTTCCCAGAAAATCTCTTTAGGAAGATTCCGCCGAACAAACCCGGGATATACACAATAAGAGGGCCTCGTCAGATAGGGAAGACCACCTTCCTTAAACTCTACATCAAAAGGTTGATCGAAGATGGTGTGAAACCATCCAATATATTCTTCTTCACGTGTGATGGAATAAAAGACAGGTTCGATCTGATAGAAACTGTGAGGGTTTACTTTCAGATGTTCGAAAGAAAACAGGGAGAGATCAGGTATATCTTCATTGACGAGATAACCACCATTGAGGACTGGCAGAAATCGTTGAAGTATCTTGTAGATATCGGCTTGCTCGACGACTGCCTTGTTGTTCTCACAGGCTCTTCCGCTTACGACCTGAAAAGGTCCAGTGAAAGACTTCCAGGAAGAAAGGGTCATGGAAAAGACCTGGTTTACATTCCCATCACGTTCGGAGAATTTCTGAGAAGTTCAGGAATTGAAGTTGAAAGAAAAACGATAGAAGAAATTCTCGAAAGTACCATTAACGATCTGAACAGACTATACCTTAGAAACGCTTTTTTAAAAGAGCACTTCATGAAGTACCTGAACACAGGAGGTTTTCCAAAGGTAATAGATGATTTTCTGAGGAAAGGCAGAATCACCGATACGACAAAGAACGTGTACAAAGACTTCATTCTCGGAGACGCAGAAAAATATCTAAGGGCAAGAACAAACTTGCTGGAGATATTCAGAAAACTTCCAGACATCGTTGGTCAGAGATTTTCCTGGAACTCCCTGGTTGACGTTTTCACAGGTACCGTGGAAAGTGTTGATACGATTCAGAAATACTTCGAATATCTGGGCTACAGTTTTATACTCATGAACGTCTTCTTCATCGATATTTCCAGAAAGACCATCAGACCCAAAAAACAAAAAAAGACCTACCCGATCGATAAAGTGATTGCCGATATAATATCTGACATCAGTGGGAAAACAATCAAACTTCCACAACTCATAGAGATGTTCACGCTGAGGCATCTTTTGAAAGGTTCTGACGTTATCCACCACGGCATGAATCTCTACGACGGGCCGTTCTTCTGGTATTCAGAGAGAGGAAACGAGATCGATTTCATCTACAACCATGAAGGAACCCTGATTCCAGTCGGAGTGAAGTACCAGAGCAGGATAAACAAATCCGACTATACTGGCATGAAAAGGGTGTTCGGGAAAGGAATTCTCATCACCCAGGATACCATCTTCAAAGACGAAGGTATCGTAGGTATTCCCGCATGGCTGTTTCTGGCCCTGGTGGAGGCTGATTGA